One window of the Roseovarius sp. THAF9 genome contains the following:
- a CDS encoding PA0069 family radical SAM protein gives MSDISDTIDPRLRRPGRGAVSNAVGRYERESRSFEDDGWNLAPEETALRTNVSIERPRSIITYNRSPDLPFDRSINPYRGCEHGCIYCFARPSHAWLGLSAGLDFETRLVARPDAPEVLASELRKPGYKVRPIAIGTNTDPYQPIEKTHGIMRACLQVLSEFNHPVAIVTKGSLVERDIDILSDMAARGLARVGISVTTLDAKLSRAMEPRAPAPTRRLKVIERLAGAGIPVRAMVSPVIPGLTCHEMEPILNSVAGAGADAASWIMLRLPLEVSPLFREWLAETCPDRAARVMGHVRDMHGGKDYASDWGRRMRGSGPYAEMVAQRFKVAAKRLGLDRKQPPLRCDLFEPPARAGDQMELF, from the coding sequence ATGTCCGATATCTCCGACACCATTGATCCGCGTTTGCGCCGTCCGGGCCGGGGCGCCGTCAGCAATGCCGTGGGCCGTTACGAGCGCGAGTCGCGCAGTTTTGAAGATGACGGCTGGAACCTCGCGCCCGAGGAGACGGCCTTGCGCACAAACGTCAGCATCGAGCGGCCGCGCAGCATCATCACGTATAATCGCTCTCCCGATCTGCCCTTCGACCGTTCGATCAACCCCTACCGGGGCTGCGAGCATGGGTGCATCTATTGTTTTGCCCGGCCCAGCCACGCCTGGCTCGGCTTGTCGGCGGGGCTTGATTTCGAAACCCGGCTTGTCGCCCGCCCCGACGCGCCCGAGGTGCTGGCGTCTGAGCTGCGCAAGCCCGGCTACAAGGTTCGGCCGATCGCGATCGGCACCAATACCGACCCCTACCAACCGATCGAAAAGACCCATGGTATCATGCGCGCCTGCCTTCAGGTTCTGTCGGAGTTCAATCATCCCGTCGCCATCGTGACCAAGGGCAGCCTGGTTGAGCGTGACATCGACATTCTGTCGGACATGGCGGCGCGCGGGCTGGCGCGGGTCGGCATTTCCGTGACCACGCTAGACGCAAAGCTGTCGCGCGCGATGGAGCCGCGTGCGCCGGCCCCAACCCGGCGGCTGAAGGTGATTGAGCGCCTGGCGGGGGCGGGCATCCCCGTGCGCGCCATGGTGTCGCCGGTGATCCCGGGCCTGACCTGCCACGAGATGGAGCCGATTCTGAATTCCGTTGCCGGGGCAGGGGCCGACGCCGCCAGCTGGATCATGCTGCGCCTGCCGCTGGAGGTCTCGCCGCTGTTCCGCGAATGGCTGGCCGAGACCTGCCCCGACCGGGCCGCCCGTGTCATGGGCCATGTGCGCGACATGCATGGCGGCAAGGACTATGCCTCGGATTGGGGGCGTCGGATGCGCGGGTCAGGGCCCTATGCCGAAATGGTGGCGCAACGGTTCAAGGTGGCTGCAAAGCGGCTGGGGCTGGACCGCAAACAGCCGCCGCTGCGGTGTGATCTGTTTGAACCGCCGGCGCGGGCCGGGGACCAGATGGAGTTGTTCTGA
- the rnd gene encoding ribonuclease D, producing the protein MHTITTTEDLAAFCARAAEAEYVTVDTEFLRERTYYSKLCLIQLALPSRGEDDAVLVDPIEGQDMSLEPLYDLFRDPSVVKVFHAARQDLEIFYVDAGLIPDPLFDTQVAAMVCGFGEQVGYETLVRKIAKQSLDKTSRFTDWSRRPLTDAQKTYAIADVTHLRDIYECLAGKLAKSGRDKWVAEEMQVLTDPETYIARPEEAWQRVKTRNSSGRFLAIVRELARFREDYAQTRNIPRNRVFKDDALVELASTKPKSANDLSRSRLLLREARRGDIADGIIAAVKAGLDCANDNLPKPDRSRERLQINPALADLLRVLLKAKSEEYSVASKLIASAADLDAISAGERDVPALGGWRRDVFGDDAMRLCDGKVALAARRGSIVAIDL; encoded by the coding sequence ATGCACACCATCACCACTACCGAAGACCTCGCCGCCTTTTGCGCCCGCGCGGCCGAGGCCGAGTATGTCACCGTCGATACCGAGTTCCTGCGCGAGCGCACCTATTATTCCAAGCTCTGCCTGATCCAGCTGGCCCTGCCGTCACGCGGCGAGGACGACGCCGTGCTGGTCGATCCGATCGAGGGACAGGACATGTCGCTCGAACCGCTCTACGATCTCTTCCGCGATCCTTCCGTGGTCAAGGTCTTTCACGCGGCCCGGCAGGACCTGGAAATCTTCTATGTCGATGCAGGGCTAATCCCCGACCCGCTCTTCGATACCCAGGTGGCGGCGATGGTCTGCGGTTTCGGCGAACAGGTCGGCTATGAAACCCTTGTGCGCAAGATCGCCAAGCAGTCGCTCGACAAGACCTCGCGCTTCACCGACTGGTCGCGCCGCCCGCTGACCGACGCGCAGAAGACCTACGCCATTGCGGACGTCACGCACCTGCGCGACATCTACGAGTGTCTGGCCGGAAAACTGGCCAAGTCGGGCCGCGACAAGTGGGTGGCCGAGGAAATGCAGGTCCTGACCGATCCTGAAACCTACATCGCCCGGCCCGAAGAGGCCTGGCAGCGCGTCAAGACCCGCAACTCGTCGGGCCGGTTCCTGGCCATCGTGCGGGAATTGGCCCGCTTCCGAGAGGATTACGCCCAGACCCGCAACATTCCTCGCAACCGCGTCTTCAAGGATGATGCACTGGTCGAACTGGCCTCGACCAAGCCCAAGTCCGCGAACGACCTGTCGCGCTCGCGGCTCTTGCTGCGCGAGGCACGGCGGGGTGACATCGCCGACGGGATCATCGCCGCGGTCAAGGCGGGGCTCGATTGCGCGAACGACAACCTGCCCAAACCCGACCGCAGTCGCGAGCGGCTTCAGATCAACCCGGCGCTGGCCGACCTTTTGCGTGTTCTGCTCAAGGCGAAATCCGAGGAGTATTCAGTGGCCTCCAAGCTCATCGCCTCGGCGGCCGATCTCGACGCCATCTCGGCGGGCGAACGCGACGTTCCGGCCTTGGGCGGCTGGCGGCGGGATGTGTTCGGGGATGATGCGATGCGGCTTTGCGACGGCAAGGTGGCGCTGGCCGCGCGTCGCGGCTCGATCGTGGCGATCGACCTCTAA
- a CDS encoding DUF1638 domain-containing protein codes for MLPSDTTLTEDGFAERAKGNILLIACGALAREILALKQANGWDHMVLQCLPAKYHLYPEKIVTAVEETVAENRDAYDEIFVVYADCGTGGLLQAKCRELGVEMVEGPHCYSFFEGNETFAGRDEISAFYLTDFLVKQFDAFVWKPMGLDRHPELRDMIFGNYTTLVYQAQVEDPALKAKAQDCADRLGLDFEYRFTGYGDLETALAARA; via the coding sequence ATGCTGCCGAGCGACACAACCCTGACCGAGGACGGCTTTGCCGAGCGCGCGAAAGGCAACATCCTGCTGATCGCCTGCGGCGCTCTGGCGCGCGAGATCCTGGCGTTGAAACAGGCCAATGGATGGGATCACATGGTGCTGCAATGCCTGCCAGCAAAGTACCATCTTTATCCCGAAAAGATCGTGACAGCGGTCGAAGAAACGGTGGCCGAGAACCGCGATGCCTATGACGAGATCTTCGTTGTCTACGCCGATTGCGGCACCGGCGGATTGCTGCAGGCGAAATGCCGCGAGCTGGGCGTCGAGATGGTCGAAGGTCCGCATTGCTATTCCTTCTTCGAGGGCAACGAGACCTTCGCGGGCCGCGACGAGATCAGTGCCTTCTACCTGACCGATTTCCTGGTCAAGCAGTTCGACGCCTTCGTCTGGAAGCCGATGGGCCTCGACCGGCATCCCGAACTGCGCGACATGATCTTTGGCAACTATACCACGCTGGTTTACCAGGCCCAGGTCGAGGATCCCGCCCTCAAGGCCAAGGCGCAGGACTGCGCCGACCGACTCGGGCTCGACTTCGAATACCGGTTCACCGGCTACGGCGACCTTGAAACCGCGCTTGCCGCCCGCGCTTGA
- a CDS encoding SufE family protein: MAQQAFEEIVEDFEFLEDWEDRYRYVIDRGKSMDGLDDALKVPATKVDGCASQVWLHPQTEAGTFRFDGDSDALIVRGLIAVLRALYNDLPVGQVGQVDAPGELARLGLNDHLSAQRSNGLRAMIERIRAVASEAA, from the coding sequence ATGGCGCAGCAGGCATTCGAAGAGATCGTCGAAGATTTCGAGTTTCTGGAGGACTGGGAAGACCGCTACCGCTACGTGATCGACCGCGGCAAGTCCATGGACGGGCTTGATGACGCGCTCAAGGTGCCCGCCACGAAGGTCGACGGCTGTGCCAGCCAAGTCTGGCTTCACCCGCAGACCGAGGCCGGCACGTTCCGCTTCGACGGCGATTCGGACGCCTTGATCGTGCGCGGCCTGATCGCGGTGCTGCGCGCGCTCTACAATGATCTGCCGGTGGGGCAGGTGGGGCAGGTGGATGCCCCCGGCGAACTGGCTCGGCTGGGACTGAACGACCATTTGTCGGCGCAACGCTCCAACGGGCTGCGCGCGATGATCGAGCGCATCCGCGCGGTCGCGTCGGAGGCCGCCTGA
- the purM gene encoding phosphoribosylformylglycinamidine cyclo-ligase — MTDAKNGITYADAGVDIDAGNALVDRIKPAAKRTNRAGVMAGLGGFGALFDLKGAGYTDPILVAATDGVGTKLRIAIDTGNVDGVGIDLVAMCVNDLVCQGAEPLFFLDYFATGKLDTDTAARIIEGIAEGCVRSGTALIGGETAEMPGMYPEGDFDLAGFAVGAMERGSDLPAGVTSGDVLLGLASDGVHSNGYSLVRKLVEMSGLGWDADCPWSDGTLGAALLTPTRLYVTQALEAVRAGGVHALAHITGGGLTENIPRVLPDDLGVDIDLGSFDLPPVFRWLMEQGGMAETEMLKTFNCGVGMVLAVSADRADALTDLLNGTGENVVRLGHVTEGQGVRYSGNLA; from the coding sequence ATGACCGACGCCAAGAACGGGATCACCTATGCCGATGCCGGCGTGGATATCGACGCGGGCAATGCCCTTGTCGACCGGATCAAGCCTGCCGCCAAGCGCACCAACCGCGCCGGCGTCATGGCGGGCCTTGGCGGCTTCGGCGCGCTCTTCGATCTCAAGGGCGCGGGCTATACCGATCCCATTCTCGTGGCCGCCACCGACGGGGTGGGCACCAAGCTGCGCATCGCCATCGACACCGGCAACGTGGATGGCGTTGGCATCGATCTTGTCGCCATGTGCGTCAACGATCTTGTCTGCCAGGGGGCCGAGCCGCTCTTCTTCCTCGACTACTTCGCCACCGGCAAGCTCGACACCGACACGGCGGCGCGCATCATCGAAGGCATCGCCGAAGGCTGCGTGCGCTCCGGCACCGCGCTCATCGGCGGTGAGACGGCGGAAATGCCCGGCATGTATCCTGAGGGCGATTTCGACCTTGCCGGTTTTGCCGTGGGCGCAATGGAGCGCGGCAGCGACCTGCCGGCGGGCGTGACCTCCGGCGACGTCCTTCTGGGGCTGGCCTCCGATGGGGTCCATTCCAACGGCTATTCGCTGGTGCGCAAACTGGTTGAGATGTCGGGCCTCGGCTGGGACGCCGACTGCCCGTGGTCTGATGGTACCCTAGGCGCGGCTCTGCTGACACCGACGCGCCTCTACGTGACGCAAGCGTTGGAAGCCGTCCGCGCGGGCGGCGTCCACGCCCTGGCGCATATCACCGGCGGCGGCCTGACCGAGAACATCCCGCGTGTCTTGCCCGACGACCTTGGCGTCGACATCGACCTCGGCAGCTTCGACCTGCCGCCCGTCTTCCGCTGGCTGATGGAGCAGGGCGGCATGGCCGAGACCGAGATGCTCAAGACTTTCAACTGCGGCGTGGGCATGGTGCTGGCTGTCTCGGCGGACCGCGCCGACGCGCTCACGGACCTGCTGAATGGCACGGGCGAGAACGTGGTCCGCCTCGGCCATGTCACCGAGGGTCAGGGCGTCCGTTATAGTGGCAATCTCGCGTGA
- a CDS encoding efflux RND transporter permease subunit, whose amino-acid sequence MSIARASIDRSLITWILMLTCLLGGIWGFATIGRLEDPAFTIKNAIVITQYPGASAEQVAREVSEPIESEIQKMGEIDFITSSNKPGVSRISVNIESTYDGSELPAIWTKLRNRVEDATRNLPSEARQPIVNDNFGDVFGVFYAFTAPGFSDAEVHEISEYLRRELLAVEGVADVALAGLPSEAIYVNARTSIITNLGVSPDAIAGALSTADTRTPAGSFRQNGQDIRIQAPVGSDTVDEIANLTIGVGGDVIDLLDLAQVERDRVEKPTEIIRFQGKEAFTLGVAGKADLNIVDVGKRVDARLAELMRDVPAGVELNPIYQQHVVVDEASNDFLLNLAMSVTIVVLVLAVFMGWRSAVVVGSTLLLTVVGTVFLMAIFGIEMERISLGALIIAMGMLVDNAIVVAEGMQGDMASGKSARDAAEDVASKTQTPLLGATVIGIMAFAGIGLSPDATGEFLFSLFAVIGMSLLLSWVLAITATPLLGHYFFKVGSGDDHDPYAGPLFRAYRAVLSGALRMRYLVILALIGVTVVCYMGFAQVKQQFFPDSNTPLFYVHYKLPQGASIHRVSQDMAEVEAWLAERDDVVSVATFIGGGATRFMLTYAPEEALPTYGHLIIRTETLEQIPPLRADVEEFGRTALPEGEFRTERLAFGPGGGAPIEARFSGPDPDVLRQLAQEAEEVMVGASDRLVDLRTNWRERELTLVPRFADERAKAAGVARDDLAQALQFGTEGVQVGFYREQDRLIPIIMRADSAGGEGAEHLADLPVYSDAAQAYIPVAQITDGFGWEAQNTFLVRRDRVPTISVQAGVPAGENAASVFGQLRGAVEAMELPEGYALEWGGEYESSTEAQTALGKQLPVSLLIMVLISVLLFGKIRQPVIIWLLVPMSVNGVVIGLLGTGLPFSFTALLGLLSLSGMLIKNGIVLVEEIDIVRAEGVPFRQAVLDASTSRLRPVVLAAATTILGMIPLLWDAFFASMAVTIMGGLGFASVLTLVAAPVFYFSFFPKERKADAAPQA is encoded by the coding sequence ATGTCCATCGCACGCGCCTCGATCGACAGGTCGCTGATCACGTGGATCCTGATGCTGACCTGCCTCTTGGGCGGGATCTGGGGGTTTGCCACGATCGGCCGTCTGGAAGACCCGGCCTTTACCATCAAGAACGCCATCGTGATCACGCAGTATCCCGGCGCCTCGGCCGAACAGGTGGCACGGGAGGTCAGCGAGCCGATCGAGTCAGAAATCCAGAAGATGGGCGAGATCGACTTCATCACCTCGTCCAACAAGCCGGGGGTCAGCCGGATCTCGGTGAATATCGAGAGCACCTATGACGGCTCGGAACTGCCGGCAATCTGGACCAAACTGCGCAACCGGGTCGAGGACGCCACGCGCAACCTGCCGTCCGAGGCACGGCAACCTATCGTAAACGACAATTTCGGCGACGTCTTCGGCGTGTTCTATGCCTTTACCGCCCCCGGTTTTTCCGATGCGGAAGTGCACGAGATCTCGGAGTACCTGAGGCGCGAGTTGCTGGCGGTGGAGGGCGTGGCCGACGTGGCGCTTGCGGGCCTGCCGTCGGAGGCGATCTACGTCAACGCGCGGACCTCGATCATCACCAACCTGGGCGTCAGCCCCGACGCCATCGCAGGTGCCCTGTCAACCGCCGACACGCGCACGCCCGCCGGCAGTTTCCGGCAGAACGGGCAGGATATCCGTATCCAGGCGCCCGTGGGGTCGGACACGGTGGACGAGATCGCCAACCTGACCATCGGCGTGGGCGGCGACGTGATCGACCTTTTGGACCTAGCGCAGGTCGAGCGGGACCGGGTCGAGAAGCCCACCGAAATAATCCGGTTCCAGGGCAAGGAAGCATTCACGCTGGGGGTCGCCGGCAAGGCTGACCTGAACATCGTGGATGTGGGCAAGCGGGTGGATGCGCGGCTGGCCGAACTGATGCGCGACGTGCCCGCCGGGGTGGAACTGAACCCGATCTACCAGCAACACGTGGTGGTGGACGAGGCCTCGAACGATTTCCTGCTGAACCTGGCGATGTCGGTGACGATCGTCGTGCTGGTGCTGGCGGTCTTCATGGGCTGGCGGTCGGCCGTTGTGGTGGGATCGACATTGCTTCTGACCGTGGTGGGCACGGTGTTCCTGATGGCCATCTTCGGGATCGAGATGGAGCGGATCTCGCTGGGGGCGCTGATCATCGCGATGGGGATGCTGGTGGACAACGCCATCGTGGTGGCCGAGGGGATGCAGGGCGACATGGCAAGCGGCAAATCGGCCCGCGACGCGGCAGAGGACGTGGCCAGCAAGACCCAGACGCCCCTGCTGGGCGCGACGGTGATCGGGATCATGGCCTTTGCGGGCATTGGCCTGAGCCCCGACGCCACGGGCGAGTTCCTGTTCTCGCTTTTCGCGGTGATCGGCATGTCGCTGCTCTTGTCATGGGTGCTGGCGATCACCGCGACGCCGCTTCTGGGGCATTACTTCTTCAAGGTGGGCAGTGGCGACGATCATGACCCCTATGCCGGGCCGCTCTTCCGCGCCTATCGCGCGGTGCTGTCCGGCGCGCTGCGGATGCGCTACCTGGTGATCCTGGCGCTGATCGGGGTGACGGTGGTGTGCTACATGGGTTTCGCACAGGTCAAGCAGCAGTTCTTTCCCGATTCCAACACGCCGCTGTTCTACGTTCATTACAAGCTGCCACAGGGGGCCAGCATCCACCGCGTGTCACAGGACATGGCCGAGGTCGAGGCGTGGCTGGCCGAGCGCGACGACGTGGTGTCGGTGGCCACCTTCATCGGCGGCGGCGCGACGCGGTTCATGCTGACCTACGCGCCCGAGGAGGCACTGCCGACCTATGGCCACCTGATCATCCGCACCGAGACCCTGGAGCAGATCCCGCCGCTGCGGGCGGATGTCGAGGAATTCGGCCGGACCGCCCTGCCCGAGGGCGAGTTCCGCACCGAGCGGCTAGCCTTCGGCCCCGGCGGCGGCGCCCCGATCGAGGCGCGGTTCTCGGGGCCGGACCCCGACGTGCTGCGGCAACTGGCCCAAGAGGCGGAAGAGGTCATGGTCGGTGCGTCAGATAGGCTGGTGGATCTGCGCACCAACTGGCGCGAGCGTGAACTGACGCTGGTGCCGCGCTTCGCCGACGAGCGGGCCAAGGCGGCGGGCGTTGCCCGCGACGACCTGGCGCAGGCGCTTCAGTTCGGGACCGAGGGCGTGCAGGTGGGGTTCTACCGCGAGCAGGACCGGCTGATCCCGATCATCATGCGGGCCGACAGCGCCGGGGGTGAGGGCGCGGAACACCTGGCCGACCTGCCGGTCTATTCCGACGCGGCGCAAGCCTATATCCCGGTGGCACAGATCACCGACGGGTTCGGGTGGGAAGCACAGAACACGTTCCTTGTGCGGCGCGACAGGGTCCCGACGATCTCGGTTCAGGCCGGGGTGCCCGCGGGCGAGAATGCCGCCAGCGTTTTTGGTCAGCTGCGCGGCGCGGTCGAAGCGATGGAGTTGCCCGAGGGCTATGCCCTGGAATGGGGCGGCGAATACGAAAGCTCGACAGAGGCGCAGACGGCATTGGGCAAGCAACTGCCGGTGTCCTTGCTGATCATGGTTCTGATCTCGGTGCTGCTGTTCGGCAAGATCCGCCAGCCGGTGATCATCTGGCTGCTGGTGCCGATGAGCGTGAACGGCGTGGTGATCGGCCTGTTGGGCACCGGTCTGCCGTTTTCGTTCACGGCCCTTCTGGGGCTGCTGAGCCTGTCGGGCATGCTGATCAAGAACGGCATCGTTCTGGTAGAGGAGATCGACATCGTGCGGGCCGAGGGCGTGCCCTTCCGACAGGCAGTGCTGGACGCCTCGACCTCGCGTCTGCGGCCCGTGGTGCTGGCGGCGGCGACGACGATCCTGGGGATGATCCCGCTCTTGTGGGACGCGTTCTTTGCCTCGATGGCGGTGACGATCATGGGCGGGCTGGGGTTCGCCTCGGTGCTGACGCTGGTGGCCGCGCCGGTCTTTTATTTCAGCTTCTTTCCCAAGGAGCGAAAAGCCGACGCCGCTCCCCAAGCCTGA
- a CDS encoding SH3 domain-containing protein produces the protein MRKTLSIIAALGFLSACADTTPVTAFTSDIYEVYGVEEGDMLKLRGGPGLGFETRVGLPNGTLVRVRDCNRVGGTRWCDVALDRAPGLTGYASETYLRPKR, from the coding sequence ATGCGCAAAACCCTTTCGATTATTGCAGCCCTAGGATTTCTGTCTGCCTGTGCCGACACCACGCCGGTCACGGCGTTCACCTCGGACATCTACGAGGTCTACGGCGTGGAAGAGGGCGACATGCTGAAGCTGCGCGGTGGGCCGGGCCTGGGGTTCGAGACGCGCGTGGGGCTGCCCAACGGCACGCTGGTGCGGGTGCGCGACTGCAACCGTGTCGGCGGCACGCGCTGGTGCGACGTGGCGCTGGACCGGGCGCCGGGGCTGACGGGATATGCGTCGGAGACCTACCTGCGGCCCAAGCGCTGA
- a CDS encoding B12-binding domain-containing protein, with the protein MSDEEDDIILSELDDEELVQQMFDDLYDGLKEEIEEGVNILLERGWQPYQVLTEALVGGMTIVGKDFRDGILFVPEVLLAANAMKGGMAILKPLLAETGAPRVGKMVIGTVKGDIHDIGKNLVSMMMEGAGFEVVDIGINNPVENYLEALETEKPDILGMSALLTTTMPYMKVVIDTMVEQGLRDDYIVLVGGAPLNEEFGKAIGADAYCRDAAVAVETAKDLVGRKHNQGATG; encoded by the coding sequence ATGTCCGACGAAGAAGACGACATCATCCTCAGCGAACTGGACGACGAGGAACTTGTCCAGCAGATGTTCGACGACCTCTATGATGGTCTGAAAGAAGAGATCGAAGAAGGCGTGAACATCCTGCTGGAGCGCGGCTGGCAACCCTACCAGGTGCTGACCGAGGCGCTGGTGGGTGGCATGACCATCGTCGGCAAGGATTTCCGCGACGGTATTCTGTTCGTCCCCGAGGTGCTGCTGGCGGCCAACGCGATGAAGGGCGGCATGGCCATCCTCAAGCCGCTGCTGGCGGAAACCGGCGCACCGCGCGTGGGCAAGATGGTCATCGGCACCGTCAAGGGCGACATCCACGACATCGGCAAGAACCTGGTGTCGATGATGATGGAAGGCGCGGGTTTCGAAGTGGTCGATATCGGCATCAACAACCCGGTCGAGAATTACCTCGAAGCGCTGGAAACCGAAAAGCCTGACATCCTGGGCATGTCGGCGCTGCTGACCACCACGATGCCCTACATGAAGGTCGTGATCGACACGATGGTCGAACAGGGCCTGCGCGACGACTACATCGTGCTGGTGGGCGGTGCACCGCTGAACGAGGAATTTGGCAAGGCCATCGGCGCTGACGCCTATTGCCGCGACGCCGCCGTGGCCGTGGAAACCGCCAAGGACCTGGTGGGCCGCAAGCACAACCAGGGTGCGACGGGCTAA
- the purN gene encoding phosphoribosylglycinamide formyltransferase, translating to MTKRVAILFSGGGSNMVALIDSMTGDHPARPVVAVCNNADAPGIEKATARGVATEVVDHRPFKGDRAAFETVLNETLERHAPDIICFAGFMRIFTDRFISRWQGRMINIHPSLLPKYRGLDTHARAIAAGETEAGCTVHEVTLELDDGPILGQARVPVHPGDTPEALAARVLEQEHRLYPAVLRRFTAGDRTPVYLP from the coding sequence GTGACCAAACGCGTCGCAATCCTGTTCTCCGGCGGTGGCTCAAACATGGTGGCGCTGATCGATAGCATGACTGGAGATCATCCCGCGCGCCCCGTAGTGGCGGTGTGCAACAACGCCGATGCGCCGGGGATTGAAAAGGCGACGGCACGGGGCGTGGCGACCGAAGTGGTCGATCACCGTCCCTTCAAGGGCGACCGCGCGGCCTTCGAAACCGTGCTCAATGAGACTCTGGAACGCCACGCTCCCGACATCATATGTTTCGCCGGGTTCATGCGGATCTTCACAGACCGTTTCATCTCGCGCTGGCAGGGCCGAATGATAAACATTCACCCGTCGCTGCTGCCCAAGTATCGCGGCCTCGACACCCACGCCCGCGCAATCGCGGCGGGCGAGACCGAGGCGGGCTGTACCGTCCACGAGGTCACGCTGGAACTCGACGACGGCCCGATCCTCGGCCAGGCGCGCGTGCCCGTGCATCCCGGCGACACGCCCGAGGCGCTGGCCGCCCGCGTGCTGGAACAGGAACACCGTCTTTACCCGGCGGTCCTGCGCCGTTTCACCGCCGGCGACCGCACGCCGGTCTATCTGCCGTGA
- a CDS encoding efflux RND transporter periplasmic adaptor subunit, with protein sequence MRRHTLAFLACVLSLVMSTAVPAQEDGQTPDAETPPKPVKLMTLSSEPVTVTRQFFGQVAARQTVDLAFQVPGKLEMLNAEEGARKAEGAEIAQLDLSGYERAVAEAEANFDKAQRDADRLESLRGQAVSEVQVQDAQTQLRLAEIALNSAREDLEHATLRAPFDALIAKRLVANFQTVQAGTPVVRLHDVSEIRVDIQVPEVLFRKAGADDDVAFHAELPGDGRRYELALREFETETSATGQTYTITLAFIENPGAFVFPGASVTVYTAVEGPEQTGVILPETALVYDPEGNAQVMVFEDGKVTARAVKIEVHEDSRIYMTEGPADGTRIVETGAAQLRDGQSARPFTRVGE encoded by the coding sequence ATGCGCCGCCACACCCTCGCGTTTCTTGCCTGCGTGCTGTCGCTGGTAATGTCCACCGCGGTCCCCGCGCAGGAGGACGGCCAGACCCCGGATGCCGAAACGCCACCCAAACCGGTCAAGCTAATGACGCTGTCGAGCGAGCCCGTCACGGTGACGCGGCAGTTCTTCGGTCAGGTTGCGGCGCGGCAGACTGTCGATCTTGCCTTTCAGGTGCCGGGCAAGCTTGAGATGCTCAACGCCGAGGAAGGCGCGCGCAAGGCTGAAGGCGCCGAGATCGCGCAGTTGGACCTGTCGGGCTACGAACGCGCCGTGGCAGAGGCAGAGGCCAATTTCGACAAGGCGCAGCGCGATGCCGATCGGCTGGAATCGCTGCGTGGACAGGCGGTCAGCGAGGTGCAGGTGCAGGACGCGCAAACTCAGCTGCGGCTGGCCGAGATCGCGCTGAACAGCGCCCGGGAAGACCTGGAGCACGCCACCTTGCGCGCGCCCTTCGACGCGCTGATCGCCAAGCGGCTGGTCGCCAATTTCCAGACGGTTCAAGCCGGCACGCCGGTGGTCCGGCTGCACGACGTTTCGGAAATCCGGGTCGATATCCAGGTGCCGGAAGTTCTGTTCCGGAAAGCCGGGGCCGATGACGACGTCGCGTTCCACGCCGAGCTTCCGGGGGACGGACGCCGCTATGAGCTTGCGCTGCGGGAATTCGAGACCGAGACTTCGGCCACGGGGCAGACCTATACGATCACGCTGGCCTTTATCGAAAATCCCGGCGCCTTCGTTTTTCCGGGTGCGTCGGTCACGGTCTACACCGCCGTCGAAGGGCCAGAGCAGACGGGCGTCATCCTGCCGGAAACCGCGCTGGTCTACGACCCAGAAGGCAATGCCCAGGTCATGGTCTTCGAGGACGGAAAGGTCACGGCACGCGCCGTCAAGATCGAGGTGCACGAGGACAGCCGCATCTATATGACCGAAGGCCCCGCCGACGGCACTCGGATCGTCGAGACCGGCGCCGCGCAACTGCGCGACGGCCAGAGCGCGCGCCCCTTCACCCGCGTCGGGGAGTAA